One window of the Natrinema sp. CBA1119 genome contains the following:
- a CDS encoding EamA family transporter: protein MVSAEIAFAVGALLLYGGWAVAGGIATRSLSPVNAVFLSYIASLVIVGGYVLTLRRPIAGTRVDVAFALVSGAFLAAASISFYAGLARGNMAIVSAIAALYFVVPAVVGVFYFDAQLSATNVAGLALAVVAVGLVAA from the coding sequence ATGGTCAGTGCGGAGATTGCGTTCGCGGTCGGAGCGTTGCTGTTGTACGGCGGTTGGGCAGTTGCAGGTGGGATCGCGACGCGATCGCTCTCGCCCGTGAACGCGGTGTTTCTCTCCTACATCGCGAGTCTCGTGATCGTCGGCGGCTACGTGCTCACGCTCCGCCGCCCGATCGCCGGGACGCGCGTCGACGTCGCGTTCGCCCTCGTCTCCGGTGCGTTCCTCGCGGCCGCCTCCATCAGCTTCTACGCCGGCCTCGCACGCGGGAACATGGCGATCGTCTCCGCGATCGCCGCGCTCTACTTCGTGGTCCCGGCGGTCGTCGGCGTCTTCTACTTCGACGCACAACTCAGCGCGACGAACGTGGCCGGGCTGGCGCTCGCAGTCGTTGCCGTCGGGCTCGTCGCGGCCTGA
- a CDS encoding cation:proton antiporter, which yields MTAGGSGDLLILVAAIVGLGVISQLLSARFRVPSVLFLIASGVAIGPEGLGVLTIDSFGESGLSTIVGLSVAIIVFEGAFHLKISKIKEAPTAVFRLTTIGAAIAFLGTAGAVRFFLEADWDIALLIGALLIATGPTVVTPILKVVPVRDRVAATLETEGIVNDVTAAILAVVLFKSMTIQEIHADIYLQLFAERLGTGLLVGVVVAAAVWALLQYVDLSPDNAPQNARLLTLAGAIIAFGAADYVFAEAGVAAAATAGLILGNANLPYEDEIEAFKGDITLLVLSFVFITLAALLEFDQLLALGLGGVAVVAIVMLVLRPLLVFLSARGDRFTFSETLFMSAVGPRGIIPASVATLFAIRLQTEAAPTNPAGADLLVGTVFLVILVTVVLEGGLARQIAEKLDVIPMRVLIIGGGRVGRSLAERLEARGENVVLIEEDLSVLEDLRNDGFTARQGDGTDVEVLREAGAENARIVVAATGDDDVNLLVAQLAQSNFDVQTVIARANNPSNASAFEDLGVETISAAESTAWAIDNVIERPALSNWMSELGRSGDVQEVEITDESLIGKTVVDVGNELPGGVLIALVSRNGTNEVPSADVVLQEGDHITLIGRTEAVREAIEQCGTPV from the coding sequence ATGACGGCGGGTGGCAGCGGCGATCTACTCATACTGGTCGCTGCGATCGTCGGGCTCGGCGTCATCTCGCAGCTGCTGTCGGCCCGATTCCGCGTTCCGAGCGTCCTCTTTCTCATCGCCTCCGGGGTCGCGATCGGGCCGGAAGGGCTCGGCGTGTTGACCATCGACTCCTTCGGCGAGAGCGGCCTCTCGACGATCGTCGGACTCTCGGTCGCCATCATCGTCTTCGAGGGGGCGTTCCACCTCAAGATCAGCAAGATCAAGGAAGCGCCAACGGCCGTGTTTCGGTTGACGACAATCGGCGCAGCGATCGCGTTTCTGGGGACCGCCGGTGCTGTCCGTTTCTTTCTCGAGGCCGACTGGGACATCGCGCTGTTGATCGGCGCGCTGCTGATCGCGACCGGTCCGACGGTCGTCACGCCGATCCTGAAGGTCGTCCCCGTCCGAGATCGGGTCGCGGCGACCCTCGAGACGGAGGGGATCGTCAACGACGTGACGGCGGCGATTCTCGCGGTCGTGCTGTTCAAGTCGATGACGATCCAGGAGATTCACGCGGACATCTATCTGCAACTGTTCGCCGAGCGACTCGGGACGGGGCTGCTCGTCGGCGTCGTCGTCGCGGCTGCCGTCTGGGCGCTCCTCCAGTACGTCGATCTCTCGCCCGATAACGCGCCGCAGAACGCGCGATTGCTCACCCTCGCGGGGGCGATAATCGCCTTCGGCGCGGCAGATTACGTCTTCGCCGAGGCGGGCGTCGCGGCCGCGGCGACGGCCGGGCTGATCCTCGGCAACGCCAACCTCCCCTACGAGGACGAGATCGAGGCGTTCAAGGGCGACATTACGCTGCTCGTCCTCTCGTTCGTCTTCATCACGCTCGCGGCTTTGCTCGAGTTCGATCAGCTGCTCGCACTCGGCCTCGGCGGCGTGGCCGTCGTCGCGATCGTCATGCTCGTCCTGCGGCCGCTCCTGGTCTTCCTCTCGGCACGCGGCGACCGATTCACGTTCAGCGAGACGCTCTTCATGAGCGCCGTCGGCCCGCGGGGGATCATTCCGGCGTCGGTCGCGACCCTGTTCGCCATCCGGCTGCAGACCGAGGCGGCCCCGACGAACCCGGCCGGTGCGGACCTGCTCGTCGGAACCGTCTTCCTCGTTATCCTCGTGACGGTCGTCCTCGAGGGCGGCCTGGCCCGGCAGATCGCGGAGAAACTCGACGTGATACCCATGCGTGTACTCATCATCGGCGGCGGCCGCGTCGGCCGATCGCTGGCAGAACGGCTGGAAGCGCGCGGTGAAAACGTGGTCCTGATCGAGGAGGATCTTTCGGTCCTCGAGGACCTTCGCAACGACGGGTTCACCGCCCGTCAGGGCGACGGGACCGATGTCGAGGTGTTGCGCGAGGCCGGCGCGGAGAACGCCCGGATCGTCGTCGCGGCGACCGGCGACGACGACGTGAACCTCCTCGTGGCACAGCTCGCGCAGTCGAACTTCGACGTGCAGACGGTGATCGCCCGCGCGAACAACCCGTCGAACGCGTCGGCGTTCGAGGATCTCGGCGTCGAGACGATCTCGGCGGCCGAGTCGACCGCGTGGGCGATCGACAACGTGATCGAACGCCCCGCGCTCTCGAACTGGATGTCGGAACTCGGGCGCTCCGGCGACGTCCAAGAGGTTGAGATCACCGACGAGTCCCTCATCGGAAAAACGGTCGTCGATGTCGGCAACGAACTCCCGGGTGGCGTCCTCATCGCACTCGTGAGTCGGAACGGGACCAACGAGGTCCCGTCCGCTGATGTCGTACTACAAGAGGGCGACCACATCACGCTCATCGGCCGGACCGAGGCGGTTCGCGAGGCCATCGAGCAGTGCGGAACGCCGGTGTAG
- a CDS encoding long-chain fatty acid--CoA ligase, with protein sequence MNWRDAEREYEDEVIGETTLARMFEESAERNSNRPAQQYKGGIYERSLTDSVLPAATPGEFRTISYAEMRDIVRTLSAGFRDLGVETGDRVGLFSNTRMEWAQCDFALLGAGAVITTVYTSSSPDQVEYLLDDPDADGVVVENEELLENVLEVEDELDLEFIVSIDEIDGYDDRDDILTLGDVYARGEEHFDLEAYEARLEETELDDLASLIYTSGTTGQPKGVQLTHGNFRSNVNGIRKRFAPRPDKGDDVPTLDEESLAMSYLPLAHVFERTAGHFVLFASGACVAYAESPDTLQEDFSIVSPTTATSVPRVYEKIYDGIREQASESGAKERIFEWATDVGVEYQRADSPGPILTAKQALADKLVFSTVREALGGEIDLLISGGGSLSPELCRLYHAMGLPIYEGYGLTETSPVVSTNPTDAVKIGTIGAPLVNVDVTVDETVADQEAFADDPGEVGELLVKGPSVTQGYWDKPGATQGAFTEEGWFRTGDIIHLRPDGYLEFRDRIKQIIVLSTGKNVAPGPLEDAFAASEVVEQAMVVGDGEKFIGALLVPNTNHIREWAEKEGIDLPDDPQAMCDDERVRDHIQQEVDRVNQNFEKHETIKRFELVPQEFTEENDMLTPTMKKKRRVILERFEDRANRIYEDD encoded by the coding sequence ATGAACTGGCGGGACGCCGAACGAGAGTACGAGGATGAGGTTATCGGGGAGACGACGCTCGCCCGGATGTTCGAGGAATCGGCCGAGCGGAATTCGAACCGACCGGCCCAGCAGTACAAGGGAGGGATCTACGAGCGGTCGCTGACGGACTCGGTTCTGCCCGCCGCCACGCCCGGCGAGTTCCGGACCATTTCCTACGCGGAGATGCGCGATATCGTCCGGACGCTTTCGGCTGGCTTCCGCGATCTGGGGGTCGAAACGGGGGATCGAGTCGGTCTCTTTTCCAATACCCGAATGGAGTGGGCCCAGTGCGATTTCGCTCTGCTGGGTGCCGGCGCAGTTATCACCACCGTCTACACGAGCTCCTCGCCCGATCAGGTCGAGTACCTGCTCGACGACCCCGACGCCGACGGCGTCGTCGTCGAGAACGAGGAACTGCTCGAGAACGTGCTCGAAGTCGAGGACGAACTCGACCTCGAGTTCATCGTCTCGATCGACGAGATCGACGGTTACGACGACCGCGACGACATCCTCACGCTCGGCGACGTCTACGCCCGCGGCGAGGAGCACTTCGACCTCGAGGCCTACGAAGCGCGACTCGAGGAGACGGAGCTGGACGACCTCGCGAGCCTGATCTACACCAGCGGGACGACGGGCCAGCCCAAGGGTGTCCAGTTAACTCACGGGAATTTCCGGTCGAACGTCAACGGTATCCGAAAGCGCTTCGCGCCACGCCCGGACAAGGGAGACGACGTCCCGACGCTGGACGAGGAGTCCCTGGCGATGTCGTATCTGCCGCTGGCGCACGTCTTCGAGCGGACGGCCGGTCACTTCGTCCTGTTCGCGAGCGGTGCCTGCGTCGCTTACGCGGAGAGCCCGGACACGCTCCAGGAGGACTTCAGCATCGTCAGCCCGACGACGGCGACGAGCGTGCCCCGCGTCTACGAGAAGATTTACGACGGCATCCGCGAGCAGGCCAGCGAATCGGGCGCGAAAGAGCGGATCTTCGAGTGGGCCACGGACGTCGGCGTCGAGTACCAGCGGGCAGACTCCCCGGGGCCGATCCTGACAGCCAAACAGGCGCTGGCGGACAAACTCGTCTTCTCGACGGTTCGCGAAGCGCTGGGCGGCGAGATTGACCTGCTCATCAGCGGTGGTGGGAGCCTCTCGCCGGAGCTTTGCCGGCTCTACCACGCGATGGGACTCCCCATCTATGAGGGATACGGCCTGACCGAGACCTCGCCGGTCGTCTCGACGAATCCGACGGATGCCGTGAAGATCGGCACGATCGGCGCGCCGCTGGTCAACGTCGACGTGACTGTCGACGAGACCGTCGCCGATCAGGAGGCCTTCGCTGACGACCCCGGCGAGGTCGGGGAACTCCTCGTGAAGGGACCGAGCGTCACGCAGGGCTACTGGGACAAGCCCGGCGCGACGCAGGGCGCGTTCACGGAGGAGGGGTGGTTCCGCACCGGCGACATCATCCACCTGCGGCCCGACGGCTACCTCGAGTTCCGCGACCGAATCAAACAGATCATCGTTCTCTCGACGGGAAAGAACGTCGCGCCCGGCCCGCTCGAGGACGCCTTCGCCGCGAGCGAGGTCGTCGAACAGGCGATGGTCGTCGGCGACGGCGAGAAGTTCATCGGCGCGTTGCTGGTCCCCAACACGAATCACATCCGCGAGTGGGCCGAGAAAGAGGGGATCGATCTGCCCGACGACCCGCAGGCGATGTGTGACGACGAGCGGGTCCGCGACCACATCCAGCAGGAGGTCGACCGGGTCAACCAGAACTTCGAGAAACACGAGACGATCAAGCGGTTCGAACTCGTGCCCCAGGAGTTCACCGAGGAAAACGACATGCTCACCCCGACGATGAAGAAAAAGCGCCGGGTCATCCTCGAGCGGTTCGAGGATCGCGCGAATCGGATCTACGAGGACGACTGA
- a CDS encoding MBL fold metallo-hydrolase, producing the protein MEAGDVREVRTGDCSDLYYLDTGMYGTDEYGSVYIIDDDRPAVVDTGIGTNYDLLREALEHVGIARDELAVIALTHIHLDHAGGAGFLAADYPNADVYVHPIGTDHLIDPSRLVAGTKNAVGEQWAHYVEPEPIPGDRLVEIEGGDVIDLGTHELRVHAAPGHAPHQVVFEDPANDAVFVADAAGIWVPKIEEIRETSPPSNFDLEQCLDDIETLKALDPDVFCYPHFGPRYVGDNVDRALEEYATVLEEWVDAVADKRRELADDEAVIEHFAAATEMTDVWGAEKSSEEAKLNARGVLGYLEHRE; encoded by the coding sequence ATGGAAGCCGGAGACGTCCGCGAAGTCAGGACCGGAGACTGTTCGGATCTCTACTATCTCGACACGGGGATGTACGGCACGGACGAGTACGGGTCCGTCTACATTATCGACGACGACCGCCCCGCCGTCGTCGACACCGGTATCGGCACCAACTACGACCTGCTCCGCGAGGCCCTCGAGCACGTCGGTATCGCTCGGGACGAACTCGCGGTCATCGCGCTGACCCACATCCACCTCGATCACGCCGGCGGCGCGGGCTTTCTCGCGGCGGACTACCCGAACGCCGACGTTTACGTCCATCCGATCGGGACCGATCACCTGATCGATCCCTCCCGCCTGGTCGCCGGAACGAAAAACGCCGTCGGCGAGCAGTGGGCCCACTACGTCGAACCGGAGCCGATCCCCGGCGACCGGCTCGTCGAGATCGAGGGCGGCGACGTCATCGATCTCGGAACGCACGAACTGCGCGTTCACGCGGCACCCGGCCACGCGCCACATCAGGTCGTCTTCGAGGACCCCGCGAACGATGCGGTGTTCGTCGCCGACGCCGCCGGCATCTGGGTCCCGAAGATCGAGGAAATCAGGGAGACTTCGCCGCCCTCGAACTTCGACCTCGAGCAGTGTCTCGACGACATCGAGACGCTGAAAGCGCTCGATCCGGACGTCTTCTGTTACCCCCACTTCGGGCCGCGATACGTCGGCGACAACGTTGATCGGGCCCTCGAGGAGTACGCGACCGTCCTCGAGGAATGGGTCGACGCGGTCGCGGACAAACGTCGGGAACTCGCGGACGACGAGGCCGTCATCGAGCACTTCGCCGCTGCGACCGAGATGACCGACGTCTGGGGAGCGGAGAAATCGAGCGAGGAGGCGAAACTGAACGCGCGCGGCGTGCTGGGCTACCTCGAGCACCGAGAGTGA
- a CDS encoding HAMP domain-containing sensor histidine kinase — MSHDLSDQISLEPPQSWLRGAHTPGIVIGSGVLSFAFLVGWWIAFADLLDGIEVLLSFLFVGGPALGLAWGGYRLERSDIDANRYGRILKWYLGSGAIFLAINLVTILFSPWHNLAGNISWAHFSLNAGAVGGFVVGYVEASAIQREVEVTADTVRAEQLEDERALLMYLNDLLRHEVLNSSQIIGGHASLLREQYEDERLRDRLETIEGESDDLVGVIKDVRAMLDANRGAETGSVDLTAVLEAQLAECRAQFDDVVLEATLPDAVAVRGNQGLQWVFSNLLENAIEHNDGDAPRVRVTVDTAPETVRVTIADNGPGISEATRESLFERKSTNHGLGLYLSRILANRYDGTVRLTNTGPDGSVFVVTLPRASSPADAPESNYGDPDSS, encoded by the coding sequence GTGAGCCACGATCTGTCGGATCAGATCAGCCTCGAACCCCCCCAGTCGTGGCTCCGGGGAGCACACACGCCCGGGATCGTAATCGGGAGCGGCGTCCTCTCGTTCGCGTTCCTCGTCGGCTGGTGGATCGCGTTCGCTGATTTGCTCGACGGAATCGAGGTCCTGCTGAGTTTCCTCTTCGTCGGCGGCCCGGCCCTCGGGCTGGCGTGGGGCGGATACCGCCTCGAGCGGAGCGACATCGACGCGAATCGGTACGGTCGGATACTCAAGTGGTATCTCGGCAGTGGAGCGATCTTTCTGGCGATCAACCTCGTGACGATACTGTTCTCCCCCTGGCATAACCTCGCGGGAAACATCTCCTGGGCTCACTTCTCCCTCAATGCGGGCGCAGTGGGCGGATTCGTCGTCGGCTACGTCGAAGCGAGTGCCATCCAGCGCGAGGTCGAGGTGACGGCCGACACCGTCCGTGCCGAACAACTCGAGGACGAGCGGGCGCTCCTCATGTACCTGAACGACCTCCTCCGACACGAGGTGCTAAACTCCTCGCAGATCATCGGCGGTCACGCATCGCTGTTACGCGAGCAATACGAGGACGAACGGCTCCGCGACCGTCTCGAGACGATCGAAGGCGAAAGCGACGACCTCGTTGGCGTCATCAAGGACGTGCGGGCGATGCTCGACGCGAACCGGGGAGCCGAAACCGGCTCCGTCGACCTCACCGCAGTACTCGAGGCGCAACTGGCCGAGTGTCGCGCCCAGTTCGACGACGTCGTACTCGAGGCGACGCTACCCGACGCGGTCGCAGTCAGGGGAAATCAGGGACTGCAGTGGGTCTTTTCGAACCTCCTCGAGAACGCGATCGAACACAACGACGGCGACGCGCCGCGCGTTCGCGTGACCGTCGACACGGCGCCCGAGACCGTGAGGGTCACGATCGCCGATAACGGTCCGGGGATTTCCGAGGCGACTCGAGAGTCGCTGTTCGAGCGGAAGTCGACCAACCACGGGCTGGGCCTCTATCTCTCCCGGATCCTCGCGAACAGGTACGACGGCACCGTCAGGCTCACCAACACCGGCCCGGACGGGAGCGTCTTCGTCGTCACGTTGCCGCGGGCGTCGTCTCCCGCGGACGCCCCCGAGAGTAACTACGGCGACCCGGACTCGTCGTAA
- a CDS encoding cation diffusion facilitator family transporter, whose amino-acid sequence MTGDAGGDGGRSGFARASWANVLGNVVKIVAEGAAGLAFGSVALLADAAHSLADLVASVVVLVWGRSAFDEPDTTHPHGHDRIEPLTALFVGAVIALLGLNLLYRSVEGLLTGTDIEFSVLLLVALGFAIVDMYLVYRYTVRINERLQSTALAALAKDCLNDIYTSVAAIVGVLGVLVGYPILDPVAGGLVSLLVVYQGVEIGRENVDYLIGAAPGPEKRGEITDRLRSHSAVEGVHDLTVFYDGTVLEVEVHVEVDGDMPFRDAHDIESELVDQLRGLEDVGDAHVHLDPSGIGEWKESVDEFGSPYDESGSP is encoded by the coding sequence ATGACCGGAGACGCTGGCGGGGACGGCGGCCGGAGCGGGTTCGCGCGGGCGTCGTGGGCGAACGTCCTCGGTAACGTCGTGAAGATCGTCGCCGAGGGGGCGGCGGGGCTCGCGTTCGGGAGCGTCGCCCTGCTCGCGGACGCGGCCCACTCGCTCGCGGATCTCGTGGCCAGCGTGGTCGTTCTCGTCTGGGGTCGAAGCGCGTTCGACGAACCCGACACGACCCATCCGCACGGCCACGATCGGATCGAACCCCTGACGGCGCTGTTCGTCGGTGCCGTCATCGCGCTCCTCGGACTGAACCTGCTCTACCGGTCCGTCGAGGGACTCCTCACCGGCACTGATATCGAGTTCAGCGTCTTGCTCCTCGTGGCCCTCGGGTTCGCAATCGTCGACATGTACCTCGTCTACCGCTACACCGTTCGGATCAACGAACGCCTGCAGTCGACCGCGCTCGCGGCGCTTGCGAAGGACTGTCTGAACGATATCTACACCTCGGTCGCCGCCATCGTCGGCGTCCTCGGCGTCCTGGTCGGCTATCCGATACTCGACCCCGTCGCCGGCGGCCTCGTCAGCCTGCTGGTCGTCTACCAGGGCGTCGAGATCGGTAGGGAAAACGTCGATTACCTCATCGGTGCCGCGCCCGGTCCCGAGAAGCGCGGGGAGATCACCGACCGCCTGCGGAGCCATTCGGCCGTCGAGGGCGTTCACGACCTGACCGTCTTCTACGACGGCACCGTCCTCGAGGTCGAAGTCCACGTCGAGGTCGACGGCGACATGCCGTTTCGCGACGCCCACGACATCGAGTCGGAACTGGTCGATCAGTTGCGAGGCCTCGAGGATGTCGGCGACGCACACGTCCATCTCGATCCGTCCGGAATCGGCGAGTGGAAGGAGTCGGTCGACGAGTTCGGATCACCTTACGACGAGTCCGGGTCGCCGTAG
- a CDS encoding CrcB family protein, producing MADAHPLVRLETLALIAVGGFAGSNLRFFAMEALPDVPSIVLVNAVGSALLGFLVYEAEYAGHIGSRARLVFTTGFLSSLTTYSTFALQTALASNPLALVSIVAANYGLGLLGVLVGRALARRVGTPHHASGETA from the coding sequence ATGGCAGACGCACACCCGCTCGTTCGACTCGAGACGCTCGCTCTGATCGCCGTCGGCGGTTTCGCCGGCTCGAACCTCCGGTTTTTCGCGATGGAAGCGCTCCCGGACGTTCCCTCGATCGTCCTCGTCAACGCCGTCGGGAGCGCCCTCCTCGGCTTTCTGGTCTACGAGGCCGAGTACGCGGGGCACATCGGTTCGCGGGCCCGCCTCGTCTTCACGACGGGATTCCTCTCCTCGCTGACGACCTACAGCACGTTCGCGCTCCAGACCGCGCTCGCGTCGAATCCGCTCGCGCTGGTCAGCATCGTCGCCGCGAACTACGGACTCGGGCTGCTCGGCGTGCTCGTAGGGCGGGCGCTCGCACGTCGGGTCGGGACGCCACACCACGCCAGCGGTGAGACAGCGTGA
- the crcB gene encoding fluoride efflux transporter CrcB encodes MSAMVLEGVVAIQLFTHAAVVLARTAIQAVVTVEPAPAHLVGTGGAIGAVLRYWVGQRVSRGSSGRFPLATFAVNVVGSFVFGLAVFAGASESTLQLVGTGICGSFTTFSTFSVETVRLYERGERALAVGNAAATLACSLAAIGLAWVLIVASSL; translated from the coding sequence GTGAGTGCGATGGTTCTCGAGGGGGTCGTCGCTATCCAGTTGTTCACCCACGCGGCCGTCGTTCTCGCACGCACGGCTATCCAAGCAGTCGTCACCGTCGAACCGGCACCGGCCCACCTCGTCGGCACCGGCGGCGCGATCGGTGCAGTCCTCCGGTACTGGGTCGGCCAGCGGGTCTCCCGGGGTTCGAGCGGCCGATTCCCGCTGGCGACGTTCGCGGTCAACGTCGTCGGCAGTTTCGTCTTCGGACTCGCGGTCTTCGCGGGCGCGAGCGAGTCGACGCTACAGCTCGTCGGCACCGGAATCTGTGGCTCGTTCACGACCTTCTCGACGTTTTCGGTCGAAACGGTCCGGCTGTACGAGCGCGGGGAGCGAGCCCTCGCGGTCGGCAACGCCGCGGCGACCCTCGCCTGTTCGCTCGCGGCGATCGGCCTCGCGTGGGTCCTCATCGTGGCGAGTTCTCTCTAA
- a CDS encoding magnesium transporter: MEARQTAWRIYRESLPILVVSLAGGIFAGSVLGSEGMTAGFERFPGMLLLLPAFLATRGNVYGALGARISSGLHQGLIDPTFSWNRRLVNAIVASFINGIGISMVIAFLSWGILQALGRESARLVELIGIMLVSGVLTSFTLIFGLLALVFASYKYGLDPDNLIGPIVTTLGDVFGVVFLFVALTVIGVVF; this comes from the coding sequence ATGGAGGCTCGCCAAACCGCGTGGCGCATCTACCGCGAGTCGCTGCCGATTCTCGTGGTCAGCCTCGCCGGCGGGATCTTCGCGGGGTCGGTCCTCGGCTCCGAGGGGATGACGGCCGGCTTCGAGCGGTTCCCCGGCATGCTGTTGTTGCTCCCCGCCTTCCTCGCGACCCGGGGGAACGTCTACGGCGCGCTGGGGGCGCGCATCTCGAGCGGGCTCCACCAGGGGCTGATCGATCCGACGTTCTCGTGGAATCGGCGGCTGGTCAACGCGATCGTCGCCTCCTTCATCAACGGGATCGGTATCTCGATGGTCATCGCGTTCCTCTCGTGGGGCATTCTCCAGGCGCTGGGACGCGAGTCCGCGCGACTCGTCGAACTCATCGGGATCATGCTCGTCTCCGGCGTCCTGACCTCGTTTACACTGATCTTCGGCCTGCTGGCGCTGGTGTTCGCGAGCTACAAGTACGGTCTCGATCCCGACAACCTGATCGGCCCGATCGTCACCACGCTCGGCGACGTCTTCGGCGTCGTCTTCCTCTTCGTCGCGCTCACCGTCATCGGGGTGGTGTTCTGA
- a CDS encoding magnesium transporter, with the protein MAAADPDDPLDTWTIRHIVRTMFPILLVLSMLEMGSGYVLEALEETYLANPTLLVLVPVMIGMGGNLGAILSSRLSTRLHLGVLEFDPRDEVLWTNIFAILGLAVTIFSALGIAAWVVGQVIAEPMALVDLMLISVVSGMLLAVIAVALSLGATYVSYTQGLDPDDTTIPVVTNLCDILGVIVLSGVAIVVLN; encoded by the coding sequence ATGGCGGCCGCGGACCCCGACGACCCGCTCGACACCTGGACGATCCGGCACATCGTCAGGACGATGTTTCCCATCCTGCTCGTCCTCTCGATGCTCGAGATGGGGTCGGGCTACGTCCTCGAGGCACTCGAGGAGACCTACCTCGCGAACCCGACGCTGCTCGTGCTCGTCCCCGTGATGATCGGCATGGGCGGCAACCTCGGCGCGATACTCTCCTCGCGGCTCTCGACGCGATTGCATCTCGGGGTGCTCGAGTTCGACCCCCGGGACGAGGTGCTGTGGACAAACATCTTTGCGATTCTGGGACTCGCGGTAACGATCTTCTCGGCGCTGGGTATCGCCGCCTGGGTCGTCGGCCAGGTGATCGCCGAACCGATGGCGCTCGTCGACCTCATGCTCATCTCGGTGGTCAGCGGCATGCTGCTGGCCGTCATCGCGGTCGCGCTCAGTCTCGGTGCGACCTACGTCTCCTACACGCAGGGGCTGGATCCCGACGATACGACGATCCCGGTCGTCACGAACCTCTGTGACATTCTCGGCGTTATCGTCCTTTCGGGGGTCGCGATCGTCGTTCTGAACTGA
- a CDS encoding potassium channel family protein: MDPLEGELSSASIEYEPVSVKDVLVEMKDTAELLIDLSYSAVLHQSEPLATEVLRLEERMDVLELRARMSLLMAARKPADAEQLAPVLGIVGAADGISDAAGDIAKIVLEDVGLPEAMRAALPDAAGTLVRGVVAPDSPYAGRTLKDIDLESETGVRVIALRRGNEWLLNPGPNTRVEADDVAFLRGPDSSIGDVYETLTGEVYEAPSVETADIDDLERAVDTIIHMKDFSELAVDLAYSSVLFDSEELAEEVRNLEVEVDAMQSRFEAWTLRAAADAPDPVALRGLIQLGSSTERISDTAIEISEGVLRDIDVHPVVQMAVQESDEIITRVVVETGSELDGTAVTAGVPDAESTMSVIAIRRPSEGWLLVADADAELRGGDVLISKGTRTAAADFRELASA; the protein is encoded by the coding sequence ATGGACCCGCTCGAGGGCGAGCTATCGTCGGCGTCGATCGAGTACGAGCCCGTCAGCGTCAAGGACGTGCTCGTGGAGATGAAGGACACGGCGGAGCTGTTGATCGACCTCTCGTACTCGGCGGTGCTCCACCAGAGCGAGCCGCTTGCCACGGAGGTGCTCCGACTGGAAGAGCGGATGGACGTCCTCGAGTTGCGCGCGCGGATGAGCCTCCTGATGGCTGCACGGAAGCCCGCGGACGCGGAACAGCTCGCGCCCGTCCTCGGAATCGTGGGCGCGGCCGACGGGATCAGCGACGCCGCCGGCGACATCGCGAAGATCGTCCTCGAGGACGTGGGGCTGCCCGAAGCGATGCGGGCCGCGTTGCCGGACGCGGCGGGCACTCTCGTTCGGGGCGTTGTCGCCCCCGACTCCCCCTACGCCGGGCGAACGCTGAAAGACATCGACCTCGAGTCGGAAACTGGTGTGCGCGTGATCGCGCTCCGGCGGGGGAACGAGTGGCTGCTCAACCCCGGCCCGAACACGCGCGTCGAGGCCGACGACGTGGCGTTTCTGCGGGGCCCAGACTCGTCGATCGGTGACGTTTACGAGACGCTGACCGGCGAGGTCTACGAGGCACCCTCCGTCGAGACGGCCGACATCGACGACCTCGAGCGGGCCGTGGACACGATCATCCATATGAAGGACTTCTCCGAACTCGCGGTCGATCTGGCCTACAGCAGCGTGCTGTTCGACAGCGAGGAGCTCGCGGAGGAGGTCCGCAACCTCGAGGTCGAAGTCGACGCGATGCAATCGCGATTCGAGGCGTGGACGCTACGGGCGGCCGCCGACGCGCCGGATCCCGTCGCCCTGCGGGGGCTGATCCAGCTGGGAAGCAGCACGGAGCGGATCAGCGACACCGCGATCGAGATCAGCGAGGGCGTCTTGCGGGATATCGACGTCCACCCGGTCGTGCAGATGGCCGTTCAGGAGAGCGACGAGATCATCACTCGCGTCGTGGTCGAGACGGGGAGCGAACTCGACGGCACTGCGGTCACCGCCGGTGTTCCCGACGCCGAGTCGACGATGTCGGTGATCGCCATCCGCAGACCCAGCGAGGGGTGGCTGCTGGTCGCGGACGCCGACGCCGAGTTACGCGGCGGCGACGTGCTCATCTCGAAAGGGACGCGGACGGCCGCGGCGGACTTCCGAGAACTCGCGTCCGCGTAG